A window of the Gossypium hirsutum isolate 1008001.06 chromosome A05, Gossypium_hirsutum_v2.1, whole genome shotgun sequence genome harbors these coding sequences:
- the LOC107959092 gene encoding uncharacterized protein, with amino-acid sequence MKRWFDPWPVFFKREFNRTWPFLVGFAVTGTIITKFSLGLTEEDAKNSPFAQKHKR; translated from the exons ATGAAGAGGTGGTTCGATCCATGGCCGGTTTTCTTCAAGAGAGAGTTCAACCGGACGTGGCCCTTTCTTGTTGGTTTCGCTGTAACTGGAACTATCATCACCAAGTTCTCCCTCGGTCTCACTG AGGAAGATGCGAAGAATTCGCCTTTCGCTCAGAAGCACAAGAGGTAA